A segment of the Ochotona princeps isolate mOchPri1 chromosome 16, mOchPri1.hap1, whole genome shotgun sequence genome:
agctttgggccgtctttgactgctttcccaggccacaagatcgGCACACTCCTtcacctccctccctgctgcctctttGCCTCTTTCTTTCATGATGTGGTTTGACATTAGTGCTGCCGttagacttcttgtgtgtgtgcatgtgtgtttttgcTATTTTGGTAAAATTCATGAATCTGTGAACGTTTTAGACAGCATGCTAAGCAATAAGAAGTATCTCTAGTTTAAGACCCTAAACGTGCTCACTTTCAAATTTCACATATATTCTTTTTGAGGTGCTCTATGAATAAaccagtatgtgtgtgttatGTTCCATTTTCCTTTAAAGGACATATGTAATTTTTCTCTTGGAAAATTTCCTGCCAGCAAATAATCAGCTTCACTTATCTCCTGTTGGTGAATATTTAGACCATTTCTAGGCCTTTACCTAGAAACCACAAGTACATATATTCAAAAGTATGCAGCTACAATTTAACTGGAAATGCTGTCAGTTATGCTAATAAATTTGAAGTTAGGTACATTGTTTTCTAAAGAAATGAGTCTATTTAACGATTTATGTATCTGAAACGTGGAACACGGAGGGGAGGGTCAAAGattgatcttctgtccactggtcacTCCCTGATGGTCGCAGttaccagggatgggccagactgcTGCCAAGGCCCCAGGAATACCCTCTGATATCCCACAGGGGTCCTCGCCTGTtggttttccaggtgcattatcaccatgcgggtgcagggtcgcaaggctttgggctgtcctctgctgcttttccaggccagctggatgggaagtggagcagccaggactcaaactcgtGCCCATATATGATGTGATACCTTTAAGAAGATTAACCAAATGTAATTCCTTTCTTTTCAAAGTCTCGTTTTATGGCAGAATATGAATTTGCTCTCTGATACCCTGTCCTGCCtcatgtgtgtgccagccagccctgggcctggcttAGCTCAGCTTGCACCCAGCTCTTGGcactcactagcaggagctgcatAAAGCCTAGCAGGGTTTATTTGATTCCCTGCTGTGGCTgcgaaactcaatctaggtctcgcAACCGGTTGGACCATCATTGTCATCTGTCTTCGAGGactgtgttagtaggaagctaaaGAAGCAGGTGTCAAGGCTCTCTGAAAGGATACCTTGTCAGCCACTAGTTAAAATGTTCTCCTTCTCCAAAGTGTAGTTGGGGACCTTAgtcatatatatttttccatactGATAGATTGCTATTAGTAATCTCCTAAAAGCACCATGGAATTCTGTTTATATTGAGTGCTTACCAAGTATCAGCCATGGTTCTGAGCACTTTCGTGCTTTTAATATCTTTAAATGATGATTGTGTAAATTCCATTTTAGGTGAAGCCTTAGAAAATGATGAGGAGATAAAGAGGCAATAAGACTTAGAAGGTATGCATTGatctccaaagatttattttttatttgaaaggcagatttacagagagaaggagagacaaagatctttatccactggttcattccccaagtggtataatggcgggagctgagccgatcgaaagccaggagccaagagctgcttctaggtctcctactcTGGTGTAGGATCTGAAGGcgttgggccattgtccactgcctttgcaggccacgagcaggaagctaagtgggaagtggagcagctgggagacgaAGGAGTGCTCATGTGGGTTTtgggcaagtgcaaggcaaggatttagccactcagtcATTGTGCCacctttttcattttaattttagaattatttaccCATGTCAGTCATGATTAGAGTGGGTGCGATTGAAGTGTGGAAgaaaagtgggtgggacaaatgtttcaattcttttttttttctttcctgtttgctATCAATTACATCAGCACCTGAGCATGGGGGATGGACATTTGATAACACCTTAGACACTCAGTGTGTGGAAGGGTGTTGTGAGGGTgttacttaagtggttttgatagttctgagacgtcCTTAGTTTTGAGATTTCACCATTGTGTTTAGAAATTCTCCAGCATAGTTTACCCTTTTATAGTTAAATCCTCTTTAAGTGTAAATCTGTGGAAATGCCTTCAGTTTAAAGCATCTTGTGTCTGTAATCCCAGAGCATTTGTACTGGTGAGAAATTGTATGAATATACTGAATGTTCAAAAATTATTCCTTACATGTTATGTCTCattgaacttaaaaaaaacatgaaaataaattctgTGCTTCTAAGGAATATTGAAGAAAAGTGTTAAGTTAGATAAAATCCCATTGAACAAGGAATAACCAGTGAATGTAGcaaaatttcatttcatgttGGCAAATTCAGATGTATTGCATGTGATAAAattttttccaacattttttctATGCATTTCCTTTAGGTCATATCCATGGAGAAGATTTATAAATACAAGAAATGTGGAAATACCTTCTGCCAAAAGTAAACCTTGATTCAACAAAGAAATATTATTGACGAGAAACCTTGTGAATGTGGGAAAGCTTCCATGCAGATGTCACACAGCAGTCAGCAGAGAGGTTATAGTGGGGCAAGCCCCTTTGCTTGTAAGGTATGTGGGAAAGTCTTCAGCCACAAATCAACTCTGACTGAGCATGAGCATTTTCATACCAGAGAGAAGCCTTTTGAATGTAAtgaatgtgggaaagcctttaGCCAAAAGCAGTATGTCATTAAGCATCAGAACACCCATACAGGAGAGAAGCTTTTCGAATGTAATGATTGTGGGAAATCCTTTAGCCAGAAGGAAAACCTGCTTACCCATCAGAAAATTCATACTGGAGAGAAACCGTTTGAATGTAAAGACTGTGGGAAAGCATTTATTCAGAAGTCCAACCTCATCAGACACCAGAGAACTCACACGGGAGAAAAGCCCTTTGTGTGTAAGGAGTGTGGGAAAACCTTTAGTGGCAAATCCAACCTTACCGAGCATGAGAAAATTCATATTGGAGAGAAGCCCTTTAAATGCAACGAATGCGGAACAGCTTTTGGCCAGAAGAAGTACCTCATAAAACATCAAAAcattcacactggagaaaaaccCTACGAATgtaatgaatgtggaaaagcctTCTCTCAGCGAACATCGCTTATTGTACACGTGAGAATTCATTCAGGTGAtaaaccttatgaatgcaatgtgtgtgggaaagccttcTCTCAGAGCTCATCTCTTACTGTACATGTGAGAAGCCATACAGGAGAGAAACCCTATGGTTGCAATGAATGTGGGAAAGCTTTCTCTCAGTTCTCAACCCTCGCTCTGCATTTGAGAATCCATACAGGTAAGAAGCCTTATCAgtgcagtgagtgtgggaaagccttcagtCAAAAGTCACACCACATTAGGCATCAGAAAATTCATACACATTAAAAATCCTGTAAAATATCTTGAAATTGAAAATACTTTGATCATGAATTTGCATTGCAAATGAGATGAAATTAACCAGTGTGGAAAACTTGGAGGATAATAGCAGAATTAATGCTGAAGCAAAGAACATTTGCATAGTAAAAATACTGTATCCagcaacagagaagctacagcaAATAGCAAAGGTAATACTGAAACAGACATTTCCACTCAAGTTGGGAGCGGAACCAGCTGCCTTGTTACAGCTGCCTGTTACTTTGTTATCAGCATCAATTTGGAGCTCTTCACCAGCATAAGAAATGAAGAGACAAAGATGATTACCTACAAATAAAACTCTTGTGGCACTGATTCAGCAGAGTAGAAGGAATCTTCTAGAACTGAAATTGTTGGATGAGAAAATAGGTGATTTTGGAAAGTATTTGTAGGTAATTTGTTCtctaatgggaaaaaataacagAACTATACATAGAAGTAACATCTACGAGGACTGACTGAAGTACTAAAACTATAATAGTGACCTTACAAGTAGGGAAACATTGCTTAAAAGAAATCCAAAAAGACTTCACAATTCTGCTTGTATGTATGCTGAGAAAATATGTACCAAATTATTTACTGTGGCTTGATTTATCATCGccaaaaattagaaataacttAAATGCCTTTTGGGGACAGAGCAGGAAATTCTTGGAAGGTAAtattgtgtacatatatatttgtaaaatgcAACGCAATATTAACATACATAAACATGagcattttaaaagttattgaGGGAGGAAAGTTGTAGTGGGTTACATATAATACAATGCCTTTGTAAATTTGGATTAAAACTATcctgataaaacagaaatttacattggtaatgcatatatatacatatatacacacacacacacataaggggTGTAATTGTTTTTGAAGTAAATTGGAAGGATACAGACCTCAGAGTAGTCACCTATGAAGAGTGGAAAGGGGAAGGGGATGAGTATGGGAGGTGGGTGGTTAAAGGGGACTTTGACTTTTTAAACAAGCATTTCTGTTAAAGATCTGCAAGAAGCGAAAATCCTGGCTAATTCTGGAGTGTGGTATATGGATATCTTGTCTTATTTTTTGTacctttctgtatttttaagatttctcaaAAAGAATGAGGGTGAAAATGGGAACACTGTACCTGTAGAAATCATGCTATGGTGGGTTAATTCCCCAATACTAAACTTTTTATAGAATATATTTCTAAAGTTTTATCAATAATGTGTGAATTGACTTGCTCTCTATGTAATATGAAATTgtctattttattaaaatgaaaaatgacagcATACtccaaatctgttttcttttttatttcaacatGGGGTATTCTAAAGGTACTTTAGCTTCATGTTTGTAATATTTGCAACACATCGTTTTGGCTTAAAAGTTGTTGTGAACTTGAGATTTGTTGATTGgttagaaagcagagagagatgttcACCAAATTGCCAGTTCTAGGTCaggtgaaaaccaggagccaggaacatggcAGAGGTCTAATTACTTAAGCTGACTATCTTCTGCCTTCCtcggtgtgttagcaggaagctgggctaaATGTACGGTGGCTGTTTGATTCCAGCATCCGAAATgatttacccactatgccaaacTGCTCGCCTCAAGTAACTCCTCCATTATGTCAGTTTTACTATTGAAtccatgttaatttaaaaaaaaaagtaaatcttatatttttcatttataagattctcataatcttttttaaagtttgtttttattgggaccctgtgcagtggcctagtggctgaagtccttaccttgagcGCAGCGGGATCTCACATgaactccggttctaatcccccttgccctgcttcccatccagctccctgcttatggcctgggaaagcagttgaggatggtctaaagccttgggactctgctcccgcttgggagacccagaagaagctcctggctctttgtttcagattggctccgccattgtggctacttagggagtgaatcatcggacggagatcttccttctgtctctcctctctctatatctgcctttccaataaaaataagtaaatcttcaaaaatttcgtttattggaaagggaaatttacagagagatcttcattctgctggttcacttcctaaatggtaccagtggcctgagctgagctgatcaggagcttcttccaggtctcccacatgggtgcagggagcgAAGGGCATGGGCCGTCccacagtgctttcccaggccacaagctgaatgggaagtggagcagccaggacagaaactggccacccatgtgggataagGGTTGTTGGAAATGTATTAGCCAATAGAGGCATTGCACCAGCCAAAGATTCTCATCTTTTTATAGTGTATTTCAGGAGATTCCGTATTTCCATAGAATCAGGCATGATCGTACTTGCCTAACGTGGCATAGTGATGATAAacaccttaaattttttttctgttgatagtTAAACGGTCTGTAATCTTTGGCATATGTTGATAATGGATCACatttttttagttctttgtccAGTAAATTTTGAGTTTTGTCCTGGGTATTAAATTTTATACAGAGGCAGGTTAATAGGCTGGTCCTGTAAGCagaagcaaagaaggaaagaaatattttccacatGTTGGTTCActgcaaatggctgcactggccagggccaagccaggtactcctagtgtcccacatgggtggcaggatcccacatgcttgggtcatcttttgctggtTTTTCCAGGTGCGTCAGCAGGATAGAAATGGAGCACTTTATACTTGAACTTGTACTCAGAGGATGTTGGCTCCCCAAGCAGTGtgacctgctataccacagcaacAGCCCCGAAGCCAAGAATTTCagccaggtcttctgt
Coding sequences within it:
- the LOC101527925 gene encoding zinc finger protein OZF isoform X2, with protein sequence MQMSHSSQQRGYSGASPFACKVCGKVFSHKSTLTEHEHFHTREKPFECNECGKAFSQKQYVIKHQNTHTGEKLFECNDCGKSFSQKENLLTHQKIHTGEKPFECKDCGKAFIQKSNLIRHQRTHTGEKPFVCKECGKTFSGKSNLTEHEKIHIGEKPFKCNECGTAFGQKKYLIKHQNIHTGEKPYECNECGKAFSQRTSLIVHVRIHSGDKPYECNVCGKAFSQSSSLTVHVRSHTGEKPYGCNECGKAFSQFSTLALHLRIHTGKKPYQCSECGKAFSQKSHHIRHQKIHTH